From Triticum urartu cultivar G1812 chromosome 2, Tu2.1, whole genome shotgun sequence, a single genomic window includes:
- the LOC125539813 gene encoding cyclin-P1-1-like, whose protein sequence is MGDVAVAAGVLSSPPTPPPPELGMVARAVERLVARNDALLLLDAQQGGGEGITGMAAFEGTGPPRIGVAQYLERVHRYAALEPECYVVAYAYVDRAAHRRPAAAVASKNVHRLLLACLLVASKVLDDFHHDNAFFARVGGVSNAEMNKLELELLGVLDFEVMLSRRLYDLYRAHLHKQQADDHHDTSIKPDQEPSRVDGGEEDHDDDRITRLPEGVLRYDWSQQAPAANGGRRHSSSQAPSRYS, encoded by the exons ATGGGCGACGTCGCCGTGGCAGCGGGCGTGCTCTCCTccccgccgaccccgccgccgccggaactGGGCATGGTGGCGCGCGCCGTGGAGCGGCTCGTGGCGCGGAACGacgcgctgctgctgctggacgcgcagcagggcggcggcgaggggatcACCGGGATGGCGGCGTTCGAGGGCACGGGCCCGCCGCGGATCGGCGTGGCGCAGTACCTGGAGCGGGTGCACCGGTACGCGGCGCTGGAGCCCGAGTGCTACGTGGTGGCCTACGCGTACGTGGACCGGGCCGCGCACCGccgcccggccgccgccgtcgcgTCCAAGAACGTGCACCGGCTGCTCCTCGCATGCCTCCTCGTCGCCTCCAAGGTCCTGGACGACTT CCACCACGACAACGCCTTCTTCGCGCGCGTGGGCGGAGTGAGCAACGCGGAGATGAACAAGCTGGAGCTGGAGCTCCTCGGCGTGCTCGACTTCGAGGTCATGCTCAGCCGCCGCCTCTACGACCTCTACCGCGCGCACCTCCACAAGCAGCAGGCCGACGACCACCACGACACGTCCATCAAGCCGGATCAGGAGCCCTCGAGGGTCGACGGCGGCGAGGAGGACCACGACGATGACCGGATAACGCGGCTGCCGGAAGGCGTCTTGCGGTACGACTGGAGCCAGCAGGCGCCGGCGGCGAACGGCGGGCGGCGACACTCGTCGTCGCAGGCACCGTCGCGGTACTCCTAG